One genomic segment of Cerasicoccus sp. TK19100 includes these proteins:
- a CDS encoding DUF4886 domain-containing protein, translated as MKHVLTNLRINNRTLAAIAALSLAVLVTPLAADKITGLFVGNSYCDYNALNKQVEAMLIASGDEALLKRETKGGFSWKKHWEGPKAQKRITDEEEWDFVVLQNHSRSSLDKRAEFDEYGEKLIALVKESGSEPVLYMTWARANLPQDQAVITEAYSSLGKREGVKVAPVGIAFENWINAHPNVALHIQDNSHPTMEGSYLAACVIYATITGKSPVGLPNIIEGANWVTKGNHLAFLDPTLAKQLQETAWSTVQAYSPEAYFSETPLEPSAAPDATTSTNNYQPKDTDIRINFGGQTPQGWNKVGGNLSPAPIPLVSANGQSTTSTIEVVDAFQDYENEGVVKIPLAGDAIAFDGAKNATLFLNRGENNPTGEVRLTLDPAKAYNIQVWASRHGNGRRWAKYTITGEQTQSQFLAGGSESGADGNFDKVLHFANVKPSADGTVSLKVEFPAEGDPVRNIGDYIYLTGMIVSPQ; from the coding sequence ATGAAGCACGTCTTAACAAATCTTCGAATCAACAATCGAACGCTGGCCGCAATCGCCGCCCTTAGCCTTGCAGTTTTGGTCACTCCTCTTGCGGCCGATAAAATTACCGGCCTATTTGTCGGCAATAGCTACTGCGATTATAACGCTCTCAACAAACAAGTTGAAGCCATGCTGATTGCCAGTGGCGATGAAGCCCTGCTCAAGCGCGAAACCAAAGGCGGATTCTCTTGGAAAAAGCACTGGGAAGGCCCCAAGGCTCAGAAGCGCATTACCGATGAGGAAGAGTGGGATTTTGTGGTCCTTCAAAATCACAGCCGCAGCTCATTGGACAAACGCGCCGAATTTGACGAATATGGTGAAAAGCTAATCGCCCTCGTAAAAGAATCTGGTTCTGAGCCCGTGCTGTATATGACTTGGGCGCGTGCCAATTTACCACAAGACCAAGCCGTCATTACCGAAGCTTACAGCTCTCTGGGAAAGCGCGAGGGTGTAAAGGTTGCCCCCGTGGGCATTGCCTTTGAAAACTGGATCAATGCTCATCCTAATGTAGCGCTCCACATTCAAGACAACAGTCACCCAACCATGGAAGGTTCTTACCTTGCGGCCTGTGTAATCTACGCCACCATAACCGGCAAATCCCCCGTAGGCCTTCCTAACATCATTGAAGGAGCAAACTGGGTTACCAAAGGCAACCACTTGGCCTTTCTTGATCCGACACTAGCCAAGCAATTGCAAGAGACCGCCTGGAGCACTGTTCAAGCATATTCGCCTGAGGCTTATTTCTCCGAAACACCCTTAGAGCCTAGCGCAGCCCCCGACGCGACTACCAGCACCAATAACTACCAGCCAAAGGATACCGACATTCGTATTAACTTCGGCGGTCAAACTCCGCAGGGATGGAATAAAGTTGGTGGCAACTTGAGCCCCGCCCCGATCCCATTAGTCAGCGCAAACGGCCAATCGACCACTTCCACGATTGAAGTCGTGGACGCCTTCCAAGATTATGAAAATGAGGGTGTTGTTAAGATTCCACTGGCCGGCGACGCAATCGCTTTTGATGGAGCAAAGAACGCGACACTGTTCTTAAATCGTGGAGAAAACAATCCGACCGGCGAAGTGCGCCTGACCCTTGACCCTGCCAAAGCTTACAATATTCAGGTTTGGGCATCACGCCATGGCAATGGCCGACGCTGGGCGAAATATACCATCACTGGCGAACAGACTCAGTCTCAATTTCTTGCTGGAGGGAGCGAAAGCGGTGCCGACGGAAATTTCGATAAAGTTCTACACTTTGCCAACGTCAAACCAAGCGCGGATGGCACGGTTAGCCTCAAGGTGGAGTTCCCTGCCGAAGGAGATCCAGTGCGGAACATAGGCGATTATATTTATCTCACTGGCATGATCGTTTCACCGCAGTAA